The following are encoded together in the Variovorax sp. PBS-H4 genome:
- the narH gene encoding nitrate reductase subunit beta: MKIRAQIGMVLNLDKCIGCHTCSVTCKNVWTSRPGVEYAWFNNVETKPGIGYPKEWENQGKWQGGWVRKPDGSIEPRQGGKWRLLMRIFANPNLPQIDDYYEPFTFDYEHLQSAPAMKAPPTARPRSLITGQRMEKIEWGPNWEEILGGEFAKRSKDANLDSFDQVQKEMVGQFENTFMMYLPRLCEHCLNPACVASCPSGSIYKREEDGIVLIDQDKCRGWRMCVSGCPYKKIYYNWQSGKAEKCIFCYPRIEAGQPTVCSETCVGRIRYLGVLLYDADRIQEAASVPDEKDLYEAQLGLFLDPHDPMVIAQARQDGIPEAWLEAARNSPVYKMAMDWKVALPLHPEYRTLPMVWYVPPLSPITAAANAGHVGANGAIPDVHQMRIPVQYLANLLTAGATAPVVRSLERMLAMRTYQRGKHVDRFEDPSVLAQVGLSAAQVEEMYQVMAIANYEDRFVIPSSHREYAEDTFDMKGGCGFSFGNGCSDGSSEASLFGGGKRRTIPIHADV, translated from the coding sequence ATGAAAATACGCGCGCAAATCGGCATGGTCCTGAACCTGGACAAATGCATCGGCTGCCACACCTGCTCCGTCACCTGCAAGAACGTCTGGACCAGCCGCCCGGGCGTCGAGTACGCCTGGTTCAACAACGTCGAGACCAAGCCCGGCATCGGCTACCCGAAAGAATGGGAGAACCAGGGCAAGTGGCAGGGCGGATGGGTCCGCAAGCCCGACGGCTCGATCGAGCCGCGCCAGGGCGGCAAGTGGCGCCTGCTCATGCGCATCTTCGCGAACCCGAACCTGCCGCAGATCGACGACTACTACGAGCCCTTCACCTTCGACTACGAGCACCTGCAGTCGGCGCCGGCCATGAAGGCGCCGCCCACCGCGCGGCCGCGCAGCCTCATCACCGGGCAGCGCATGGAGAAGATCGAGTGGGGTCCGAACTGGGAAGAGATCCTCGGCGGCGAATTCGCCAAGCGCAGCAAGGACGCCAACCTCGACAGCTTCGACCAGGTGCAGAAGGAGATGGTCGGCCAGTTCGAGAACACCTTCATGATGTATCTCCCGCGCCTGTGCGAGCACTGCCTGAACCCGGCCTGTGTCGCCTCCTGTCCGTCGGGCTCCATCTACAAGCGCGAGGAAGACGGCATCGTGCTGATCGACCAGGACAAGTGCCGCGGGTGGCGCATGTGCGTTTCCGGCTGCCCGTACAAGAAGATCTACTACAACTGGCAGAGCGGCAAGGCCGAGAAGTGCATCTTCTGCTACCCGCGCATCGAAGCTGGCCAGCCGACCGTCTGCTCCGAGACCTGCGTCGGGCGCATCCGCTACCTCGGCGTGCTGCTCTACGACGCCGACCGCATCCAGGAAGCGGCCAGCGTACCGGACGAGAAGGACCTCTACGAGGCCCAGCTCGGCCTCTTCCTCGATCCGCACGATCCCATGGTGATCGCGCAGGCACGGCAGGACGGCATCCCCGAAGCGTGGCTCGAAGCCGCGCGCAACAGCCCGGTCTACAAGATGGCGATGGACTGGAAGGTCGCGCTGCCTTTGCATCCGGAGTACCGCACGCTGCCGATGGTCTGGTACGTGCCGCCGCTGTCGCCCATCACGGCCGCCGCGAACGCGGGCCATGTCGGCGCAAACGGCGCGATTCCCGACGTGCACCAGATGCGCATCCCCGTGCAGTACCTCGCCAACCTGCTGACCGCCGGCGCCACCGCGCCCGTGGTGCGCTCGCTGGAGCGCATGCTGGCCATGCGCACCTACCAGCGCGGCAAGCATGTCGATCGCTTCGAGGACCCTTCCGTCCTCGCCCAGGTCGGCCTGAGCGCCGCGCAGGTCGAGGAGATGTACCAGGTGATGGCCATCGCCAACTACGAGGACCGTTTCGTCATCCCGTCGAGCCACCGCGAGTACGCGGAGGACACCTTCGACATGAAGGGCGGCTGCGGCTTCTCCTTCGGCAACGGCTGTTCCGATGGCAGCTCCGAAGCGAGCCTCTTCGGCGGCGGCAAGCGCCGCACGATTCCGATCCACGCCGACGTCTGA
- the narJ gene encoding nitrate reductase molybdenum cofactor assembly chaperone: MKTQRHTLRALALLLGYPDERVRGLLPLVADALDAEGALSAPRRRELRAFARALGRMDPIDAEMQFVELFDRGRSTSLHLFEHVHGDSRERGPAMVDLVKTYETAGLFIGPHEVPDHLCVVLEFASTQPPPLARDFLGEMAHILTVIFSALRKRESPYASVVAAILELAGRKAEAVPVPDDQPLDEAWAEPAAFDGCSTQGQARPGQPQPLHFVRKAPGSAAGARA; this comes from the coding sequence ATGAAAACCCAACGCCATACGCTGCGCGCCCTCGCCCTGCTGCTCGGCTATCCCGATGAGCGGGTCCGGGGGCTCCTGCCCCTCGTGGCCGATGCGCTCGATGCCGAAGGCGCGCTGTCCGCCCCGCGGCGCCGGGAGCTGCGCGCCTTCGCGCGCGCGCTCGGCCGCATGGACCCGATCGATGCCGAGATGCAGTTCGTCGAGCTCTTCGACCGCGGCCGCAGCACGTCGCTGCACCTCTTCGAGCACGTGCACGGCGACTCGCGCGAGCGCGGCCCGGCCATGGTCGACCTGGTCAAGACCTACGAGACGGCCGGCCTGTTCATCGGGCCGCACGAGGTCCCCGACCATCTCTGCGTGGTGCTGGAGTTCGCCTCCACCCAGCCGCCCCCGCTCGCGCGCGACTTCCTGGGCGAGATGGCACACATCCTGACCGTTATCTTCAGCGCGCTGCGAAAGCGCGAGAGCCCCTACGCCAGTGTCGTGGCCGCCATCCTCGAACTCGCAGGCCGCAAGGCCGAGGCGGTCCCGGTACCGGATGACCAGCCGCTGGACGAGGCCTGGGCCGAGCCTGCCGCATTCGACGGCTGCAGCACCCAGGGCCAGGCGCGTCCGGGCCAGCCGCAACCCCTCCACTTCGTCCGCAAGGCGCCCGGAAGCGCCGCGGGAGCCCGCGCATGA
- the narI gene encoding respiratory nitrate reductase subunit gamma: MNALDNFLFGIYPYICLSVFLLGSLIRFDRDQYTWKSDSSQLLRAGQLRWGSNLFHAGVLFLFFGHFVGMLTPHFVYEPFINAGNKQLFAMLTGGVAGVLGFAGVTILLHRRLSDARIRANSKSSDIALLVVLWLQFALGLATIPLSAQHLDGGMMLRLAEWAQRIVTFRGGAAELLDGASWVFKAHMFLGMSIFLIFPFTRLVHVWSGFATVAYLVRPYQVVRTRRQLDRQAVQPAPAAAPQQHEARPLPVVAQPRGTA, translated from the coding sequence ATGAACGCACTCGACAACTTCCTCTTCGGCATCTATCCGTACATCTGCCTGAGCGTCTTCCTGCTCGGCAGCCTGATCCGGTTCGACCGCGACCAGTACACCTGGAAGAGCGATTCCTCGCAGCTGCTGCGGGCCGGCCAGCTGCGCTGGGGCAGCAACCTCTTCCACGCCGGCGTGCTCTTTCTCTTCTTCGGCCACTTCGTGGGCATGCTCACGCCGCACTTCGTCTACGAGCCCTTCATCAACGCGGGCAACAAGCAGCTCTTCGCGATGCTGACGGGCGGCGTGGCCGGGGTCCTCGGCTTCGCGGGCGTCACGATCCTGCTGCACCGGCGCCTCTCCGATGCGCGCATCCGCGCGAACTCCAAGTCCAGCGACATCGCGCTGCTGGTCGTGCTCTGGCTGCAGTTCGCGCTCGGCCTGGCGACCATTCCACTCTCGGCACAGCACCTGGACGGCGGGATGATGCTGCGCCTGGCCGAATGGGCGCAGCGCATCGTCACCTTCCGCGGCGGCGCGGCCGAGCTGCTGGACGGCGCGAGCTGGGTGTTCAAGGCCCACATGTTCCTGGGCATGTCGATCTTCCTGATCTTCCCGTTCACCCGGCTGGTGCATGTGTGGAGCGGCTTCGCAACGGTGGCCTACCTGGTGCGGCCCTACCAGGTGGTGCGCACCCGGCGCCAGCTCGACCGGCAGGCGGTGCAGCCGGCGCCCGCCGCCGCGCCGCAGCAGCACGAGGCGCGGCCGCTACCGGTGGTCGCGCAGCCGCGGGGGACCGCATGA
- a CDS encoding peptidylprolyl isomerase, with amino-acid sequence MMAAANGCGGGACQCGNAPGTVPETKAEAAPASVNGIALHPPGERPDEHTLRELAWTELLRQEAVRLALLPPLEVPRAPPLGDAEQDIVQRMLDSAIEIPAPSEAECRRYHEARRAHFAIGRRVRARHILFAVTQGIDVPKLAARAEQCLLELRHKAVAPARFAELARELSNCPSGADGGELGWIGPDDCADELTAELFHAETGRDAIGLHPRLLHSRYGFHVLEVLERDAGRPQSFEEVRQRIAVQLAQQSRAKALHQYMQLLAGAAAVEGLVLDGADSLLVQ; translated from the coding sequence ATGATGGCCGCCGCGAACGGATGCGGCGGCGGCGCCTGCCAGTGCGGCAACGCACCCGGGACCGTTCCCGAAACCAAAGCCGAAGCCGCGCCGGCCTCGGTCAACGGGATCGCGCTGCACCCGCCGGGCGAGCGCCCGGACGAGCACACGCTGCGCGAGCTGGCATGGACCGAGCTGCTGCGGCAGGAAGCAGTGCGCCTGGCGCTGCTGCCGCCGCTGGAGGTGCCCAGGGCGCCGCCGCTCGGTGACGCCGAACAGGACATCGTCCAGCGCATGCTGGACAGCGCGATCGAGATCCCGGCGCCCAGCGAAGCGGAGTGCCGCCGTTACCACGAGGCACGCCGCGCGCATTTCGCCATCGGCCGGCGGGTGCGGGCGCGGCACATCCTGTTCGCGGTCACCCAGGGCATCGACGTGCCGAAGCTGGCGGCGCGCGCGGAACAGTGCCTGCTCGAGCTTCGGCACAAGGCGGTCGCGCCCGCGCGCTTCGCCGAGCTGGCACGTGAACTCTCGAACTGCCCCAGCGGCGCGGACGGCGGCGAGCTCGGCTGGATCGGCCCTGACGACTGCGCGGACGAACTCACGGCCGAGCTGTTCCACGCCGAGACCGGGCGCGACGCGATCGGGCTGCACCCCCGGCTGTTGCACAGCCGCTATGGCTTCCACGTCCTCGAAGTGCTGGAACGCGACGCCGGCCGGCCGCAGTCCTTCGAGGAAGTGCGGCAGCGCATCGCCGTCCAACTGGCCCAGCAATCCCGGGCCAAGGCGCTGCACCAGTACATGCAGCTGCTCGCCGGCGCCGCGGCGGTGGAGGGCCTGGTCCTCGACGGCGCCGATTCGCTCCTCGTGCAATGA